The sequence GCCGGGTTGACCAGTTTGGCGCTGAACTTCCGCTTCTCCCAGCGGTCCTCGATCGGACCCTCCGGAGCCTTGGTGTCGCGGATCGGCGCGCCTTCGGTGTATTTCGTGGTCATCGTCCGCTCACCGCTCCTCGTTCGCTACGCGGAATGCCTGCCGCGCGGCGCCTGCCGCCACGCTCACTGCGTCGGATCCGCTCACTTGATCGCCCCGGCCATGACGGCGAGGGGGACGGCGAGGAAGCCGAGGACCAGCACCGCGGAGATCCCGGCGGCGACGCCCTTGAGCGGGCGGTAGCTGCGGCCGCTCGCCAGGCCGAGCGTCTGGAACGCGCTCCACAGGCCGTGCCTCAGGTGCAGGCCGACCATGATGACCGCGACCACGTAGAAGACCGTGACCCACCAGCGCGACGGGTCGAAGCCCTGCACCAGCCGGTCGTACGGCGTGCCGTCCCAGCCGGCCGGGTTGACCGCGCCGAACGTCAGGTCCAGCAGGTGCCAGATGACGAACAGGACGATGATCACACCGCCGTACCGCATGGTGTGCACGGCGTAGCCGCCCGCCTGGGACTTGCGCTTGGCCGCGTACTTGACCGGGCGGGCCTTGCGCGCCCGGCGGGCCAGGGAGATCGCCGACCACATGTGCAGCCCGACGGCCGCGGCCAGCACGACCTCGACGACGGTCAGCAGGACGCGCCGCGGGACGATCGGCTCGCCCATGGTCCGCAGGAACTCGGCGTAGGAGTTGAAGGACTCGGCGCCGAAGAAGCTCTTGAGGTTCCCGGCCATGTGGCCGATGAGGAAGAGCACCAGGATGGCGCCCGTGACGGCCATCACAGCCTTCTTACCGTTGGAGGAGCCCAGCAATCCGGGCCTCCGGGGTTTCGCGGTCTTCGCGGCGGCGTCCGCGGGGGGGTTGACCCGCGCGGTGGCGGATCCGCGCTCAATCGTGGCAGTCACACACGCGACGCTAGGTAAGGTGGTTTCCCTCCGTCCAAGTCATCGTGGATGTCGTTTCCATAGCCTCCGGCTATTATCTCTGCGTCCGGGCGGCTTCGTTCCCGGGGTCCCGCGGGCCGGTGCGAGCAATCTCACATCATCCCCGACGGCGGGGGCCGCCCCGGATGCGCCACCGGCGCCTCCGTACGCTAGGGAAACGTGCAGCTCCAGCAACTCGCCTACTTCGTGGCGGTAGCCGAGGCCCGGCACTTCACTCAGGCCGCCGAACGGATGCGCGTCGCCCAGCCGTCGCTCAGCAAGCAGGTCAAGGCCCTGGAGGCCGAGCTCGGCGCGCCGCTGCTCAGCCGCGCCCGGGGGAACGTCACCCTCACCGCCGCCGGGGAGGCCCTGCTGCCGCTGGCACGCCGGATGCTGGCCGACGCCGAGACCGCGCGGCGCGAGGTCGGCGAGCTGGCCGGGCTGCGCCGCGGCCGGGTCCGGCTGGGCGCCACGCCCTCGCTCTGCGCCGGGCTGATGGCCGACGCCCTGGCCAGGTTCCACCGCGCCTACCCCGGCATCGAGCTGCTCGTGGAGGAGGGCGGCTCCCGCGACCTGGTCCGCACCCTGGCGCGCGGCCAGCTCGACCTCGCGTTGATCATCATGCCCCTGCAGAGCGACGACCCCGCCCTGGTCACCGAGGAGGTCCTGCGGGAGAACCTGGTCGTCGTCTCCCCCACCGACTCCCAGGCTCGCAGGCCGTACCTGCGGATAGAGGAGCTGCGCGGGCAGCCGATGGTGATGTTCCGGCGCGGCTACGACCTGCGGGAGGCCACGCTCGGCGCCTGCCGCCAGGCCGGGTTCGAGCCCAGGCTGTCGGTGGAGGGGGGCGAGATGGACGCCGTGCTCCGTTTCGTGGAGGCCGGGCTGGGGATCGCGCTGGTCCCCTCGATGGTGCTGGACGGCCGCCCCGGCCTGACCGGGACGCCGCTGGCGCCCCCAGGGCTGCAGCGCACCATCGCCATCGCGCACCGCAAGGACGTCGAACCCACCCGCGCCGCCCAGGCCTTCCACGACACCCTGCTGTTCTTCCTGGCCGAGGCCGCCCACGAGGGCAGCCTTCCCGAAGGCCTGGAGCTG comes from Streptosporangium roseum DSM 43021 and encodes:
- a CDS encoding LysR family transcriptional regulator — encoded protein: MQLQQLAYFVAVAEARHFTQAAERMRVAQPSLSKQVKALEAELGAPLLSRARGNVTLTAAGEALLPLARRMLADAETARREVGELAGLRRGRVRLGATPSLCAGLMADALARFHRAYPGIELLVEEGGSRDLVRTLARGQLDLALIIMPLQSDDPALVTEEVLRENLVVVSPTDSQARRPYLRIEELRGQPMVMFRRGYDLREATLGACRQAGFEPRLSVEGGEMDAVLRFVEAGLGIALVPSMVLDGRPGLTGTPLAPPGLQRTIAIAHRKDVEPTRAAQAFHDTLLFFLAEAAHEGSLPEGLELITEG
- a CDS encoding succinate dehydrogenase cytochrome b subunit, which translates into the protein MTATIERGSATARVNPPADAAAKTAKPRRPGLLGSSNGKKAVMAVTGAILVLFLIGHMAGNLKSFFGAESFNSYAEFLRTMGEPIVPRRVLLTVVEVVLAAAVGLHMWSAISLARRARKARPVKYAAKRKSQAGGYAVHTMRYGGVIIVLFVIWHLLDLTFGAVNPAGWDGTPYDRLVQGFDPSRWWVTVFYVVAVIMVGLHLRHGLWSAFQTLGLASGRSYRPLKGVAAGISAVLVLGFLAVPLAVMAGAIK